From a region of the Ficedula albicollis isolate OC2 chromosome 1A, FicAlb1.5, whole genome shotgun sequence genome:
- the DYRK2 gene encoding dual specificity tyrosine-phosphorylation-regulated kinase 2: protein MNEHLHVGSHGQIQVQQLFEDNSNKRTVLTTQPNGLTTQGKSGLPVVQDRQSESAHRRQGSSSSLKSTDGTGKVKASATTPEQAMKQYMQKLTSFEHHEIFNYPEVYFLGPNAKKRQGVIGGSNNCGYDDDQGSYIQVPHDHIAYRYEVLKVIGKGSFGQVVKAYDHKMHQHVALKMVRNEKRFHRQAAEEIKILEHLRKQDKDNNMNVIHMLENFTFRSHICMTFELLSMNLYELIKKNKFQGFSLPLVRKFAHSILQCLDALHKNRIIHCDLKPENILLKQQGRSGIKVIDFGSSCYEHQRVYTYIQSRFYRAPEVILGARYGMPIDMWSLGCILAELLTGYPLLPGEDEGDQLACMIELLGMPSPKLLDTSKRAKNFVSSKGYPRYCSITTLSDGSVVLNGGRSRRGKLRGPPESREWSNALKGCDDPLFLDFLKQCLEWDPAVRMTPSQALRHPWLRRRLPKPPTGEKASAKRLTESTGAITSISKLPPTSSSASKLRTNLAQMTDANGNIQQRTVLPKLVS from the coding sequence ATGAATGAGCACCTACATGTTGGTAGCCATGGACAGATCCAGGTTCAGCAGCTCTTTGAAGATAATAGTAACAAGAGAACAGTTCTGACAACACAGCCAAATGGACTTACAACACAAGGCAAATCTGGATTGCCAGTTGTTCAGGACAGACAGTCAGAGAGTGCCCACAGGCGACAAGGGAGCTCCAGCTCTTTAAAATCTACAGATGGAACAGGGAAGGTGAAAGCCTCTGCTACCACACCAGAGCAAGCTATGAAGCAATACATGCAAAAATTAACATCTTTTGAGCATCATGAGATTTTTAACTACCCTGAAGTATACTTCTTGGGTCCAAATGCCAAGAAGCGGCAAGGTGTGATTGGCGGTTCAAACAACTGTGGGTATGATGATGACCAGGGGTCTTACATACAAGTGCCCCATGATCATATTGCATACAGGTATGAAGTCCTGAAAGTTATAGGGAAAGGAAGCTTTGGGCAGGTGGTGAAGGCCTACGATCACAAGATGCATCAGCACGTGGCACTAAAAATGGTGAGAAATGAAAAACGTTTCCACCGCCAAGCTGCGGAAGAAATTAAGATCCTGGAACATCTCCGGAAACAAGATAAGGATAACAACATGAATGTTATTCACATGTTGGAAAACTTCACGTTCCGCAGCCATATCTGCATGACATTTGAGTTGCTGAGCATGAACCTTTAtgaattaataaagaaaaacaagtttcagGGCTTTAGCCTACCTTTGGTTCGGAAGTTTGCCCACTCAATTTTACAGTGCTTGGATGCTTTGCACAAAAACAGAATCATTCACTGTGACCTTAAACCTGAGAACATTCTGTTGAAACAACAGGGTAGAAGTGGTATTAAAGTGATTGATTTTGGCTCAAGTTGTTACGAGCATCAGCGTGTCTACACTTACATTCAGTCACGGTTTTATCGTGCACCTGAAGTCATCCTTGGTGCTCGTTATGGGATGCCCATAGATATGTGGAGCTTGGGCTGTATTCTAGCAGAGCTTCTGACCGGTTATCCACTTTTACCTGGAGAAGATGAAGGAGACCAGCTGGCTTGTATGATTGAACTATTGGGCATGCCTTCTCCGAAACTCTTAGATACATCCAAGCGAGCAAAAAACTTTGTGAGCTCTAAGGGTTATCCTCGCTATTGCAGCATCACAACCTTGTCTGATGGTTCTGTCGTACTTAATGGTGGACGCTCTCGGAGGGGAAAACTGCGTGGCCCACCGGAGAGCAGAGAGTGGAGTAATGCATTAAAGGGATGTGATGATCCCCTCTTCCTTGACTTCTTAAAACAGTGTTTAGAATGGGATCCTGCTGTCCGTATGACACCCAGCCAGGCTTTGCGGCATCCCTGGCTAAGGAGACGGTTGCCAAAACCTCCGACTGGGGAAAAGGCTTCAGCAAAGAGACTTACAGAGAGTACTGGTGCTATAACTTCAATTTCCAAGTTACCTCCAACTTCAAGCTCAGCTTCAAAACTGAGGACTAACTTGGCACAGATGACGGATGCCAATGGGAATATTCAGCAAAGAACAGTGTTGCCAAAACTCGTTAGCTGA